In the genome of Bacillota bacterium, one region contains:
- a CDS encoding helix-turn-helix domain-containing protein: MEVERAYRISKTTLHRWLKDGKLTDHRTVGGHRRYDSAEIERLLSVADGVT; the protein is encoded by the coding sequence TTGGAAGTAGAGAGAGCATACAGGATTTCCAAGACCACCTTGCATCGGTGGCTCAAGGACGGAAAGCTGACTGACCATCGTACCGTTGGCGGACACCGCAGATATGACAGCGCAGAGATTGAGCGTCTTCTGTCTGTGGCTGATGGTGTTAC